A window from Montipora capricornis isolate CH-2021 chromosome 7, ASM3666992v2, whole genome shotgun sequence encodes these proteins:
- the LOC138055922 gene encoding inhibitor of growth protein 3-like, whose translation MPTRSEVGADSAAVAVAAAQAAIATLPMQHGKRGTGTLKAPYAAALGGTASSLPAPSNSLNGLPGSSSLGMPFDSPSSSVNSVSIPVTPSDVRASLNVAPTSTKQKKRNKSATQVTAVASAQVAEQEAAVAAAAVPDWVYDANEPRYCLCNQVSYGEMVGCDNPECPIEWFHYGCVGLRNAPKGKWFCPQCQNQMKQQRRGGRHK comes from the exons atgcctacgCGCA gtGAAGTTGGTGCTGATTCGGCAGCTGTTGCTGTAGCAGCAGCACAAGCTGCCATAGCAACTCTTCCCATGCAACATGGTAAAAGAGGCACTGGAACTTTAAAAGCGCCATATGCTGCTGCACTTG GAGGAACTGCAAGCAGTTTACCAGCACCATCAAACAGCTTAAATGGTTTGCCTGGTAGTAGTTCCTTAGGGATGCCGTTTGATTCACCGTCATCTAGTGTAAACTCAGTTAGTATTCCAGTTACACCAAGTGATGTGCGAGCCTCTCTCAATGTGGCACCGACctcaacaaaacagaaaaaaag AAATAAAAGCGCAACTCAAGTTACAGCTGTAGCTTCCGCCCAGGTGGCCGAACAGGAAGCTGCAGTGGCAGCCGCTGCTGTTCCCGATTGGGTTTACGATGCCAATGAGCCTCGGTACTGTCTCTGTAATCAGGT ATCTTATGGTGAAATGGTTGGATGCGATAATCCAGAG TGTCCTATAGAATGGTTCCATTATGGCTGTGTTGGATTAAGAAACGCTCCGAAGGGAAAATGGTTTTGTCCGCAGTGccaaaatcaaatgaaacaacAGAGAAGAGGAGGTCGACACAAATGA
- the LOC138057150 gene encoding E3 ubiquitin-protein ligase TRIM71-like — MDIPKLLFNLREEASCPVCQDIIRDPRYLPCLHSFCLNCLKNWHRASGGEVDLRCPKCQGRCRVPASGDLKDLPTSFFLSGFIDALAIKESNNTQVTCGNCDKKSSKTSYCFECCKFYCDECLIGHNIMRGYKDHRVLAVKDFQEKDYEILVKRPVFCSRKGHEKEELKFFCKICPENSVCQTCVILDHAGHKVTLIQEEAEAQKIELTGLTQRPKKTLKAKMKLVTQIDEDYAQLVQRSEDMLRDVDVFVDNLMRRLQEERQNIKVAVEKETKKSLESLTTKKRAIQQEIKEIESALEKAEKLLKQSTDAEVVQLKKPLQTILERVGQLQPVERDPESLFELVFVVNNKILETINSEGIGLLKFLTDAKESVAEGKGLCEGTVGREAQFNLTTRNAAAERCYNKNDNVMVDLRDGRGQECITTFLVNDNKDGTYKISYCPTFEGKFNLSVKVNGQHIRGSPFCVVIRPFNVKPVLSFGKQGSNDGMFSYPCGVSVNSRDEIAVTSQHKVQIFDCKGNFLRSFGRQGSNKGQFQDPIGIAFGKDKNIYVADNGNHRIQIFNEEGRYLSMFGGEESFDSQLKDPYGLSLDSNGNIIVADSSNKFIKIFFPDGKFLTKIGGPSSLNAPFHCVQSGDYLIVSDNGDYSVKVFTREGYYKYQFGTSGKGNGEFDCPYCLSVSKSGHVLVCDGDNHRVQVFELNGKFVGKFGRKGNNLGEFQYPFSVALLSNGQIVVSDWFNNRIQIFHQS, encoded by the coding sequence ATGGATATCCCAAAGTTGCTTTTCAATCTTCGTGAAGAAGCCTCGTGTCCGGTGTGTCAAGACATCATTAGAGATCCAAGATACCTTCCATGTTTGCACAGTTTCTGTCTGAACTGTTTGAAAAACTGGCATCGAGCAAGTGGTGGTGAAGTTGATCTGAGGTGTCCGAAATGCCAAGGCCGTTGTAGAGTTCCTGCAAGCGGTGATTTGAAAGATCTTCCCACAAGCTTTTTTCTCAGCGGCTTCATCGATGCCCTAGCTATTAAAGAATCTAACAATACGCAAGTAACATGCGGAAACTGCGACAAGAAAAGCTCTAAAACCTCGTACTGCTTCGAGTGTTGCAAGTTTTATTGTGATGAGTGTTTGATTGGGCACAACATCATGCGAGGCTACAAAGATCACCGCGTTCTGGCCGTGAAAGATTTTCAAGAAAAAGACTATGAAATATTAGTGAAGCGACCCGTGTTTTGCTCAAGGAAGGGGCACGAGAAAGAAGAGCTCAAGTTTTTCTGCAAGATTTGTCCCGAAAACTCAGTTTGTCAAACTTGTGTCATCTTAGATCACGCAGGACATAAAGTAACATTAATCCAAGAGGAAGCCGAAGCTCAAAAGATCGAGTTAACAGGTCTAACTCAAAGGCCGAAAAAAACCTTGAAAGCAAAGATGAAATTGGTCACTCAAATTGACGAGGACTACGCTCAGCTTGTTCAACGAAGCGAGGACATGCTAAGAGACGTCGATGTTTTTGTTGATAATTTAATGAGGAGACTTCAAGAGGAAAGGCAAAATATCAAGGTAGCTGTGGAAAAGGAGACCAAGAAATCACTGGAGAGTCTAACGACCAAAAAAAGAGCAATTCAGCAGGAAATAAAGGAGATCGAATCAGCGTTGGAAAAAGCTGAGAAACTtttaaaacaaagcacagatgccGAGGTGGTACAGCTAAAGAAACCATTGCAAACCATTCTAGAACGGGTAGGACAACTGCAGCCAGTTGAGCGCGATCCTGAAAGCCTGTTTGAATTAGTTTTCGTGGTAAATAACAAGATCCTGGAGACAATCAACAGCGAAGGCATTGGTCTTTTGAAATTCCTAACTGATGCAAAGGAATCTGTTGCCGAAGGCAAAGGACTTTGTGAGGGAACTGTTGGGCGTGAAGCTCAATTCAATTTAACGACAAGAAATGCGGCTGCCGAACGATGTTATAATAAGAATGACAATGTAATGGTAGACTTGAGAGACGGGAGAGGGCAGGAATGCATAACCACATTTCTTGTTAATGACAACAAAGACGGGACCTACAAAATCAGCTATTGTCCtacatttgaaggaaaattcaaTTTGTCAGTTAAGGTAAACGGGCAACATATCCGCGGTAGCCCATTCTGTGTTGTAATTAGACCTTTCaatgtcaaacctgttttatcTTTTGGAAAACAAGGCTCGAATGATGGAATGTTTAGTTACCCTTGTGGGGTATCAGTAAATTCCAGGGATGAAATCGCAGTAACTTCCCAGCACAAGGTGCAGATATTTGACTGCAAGGGCAATTTTCTTAGATCCTTTGGTCGTCAGGGTAGCAACAAGGGACAGTTTCAAGACCCTATAGGAATAGCTTTTGGTAAAGATAAGAATATTTATGTTGCAGACAACGGGAACCATCGAATCCAAATTTTTAACGAGGAAGGGAGGTACTTGAGTATGTTTGGTGGGGAAGAAAGCTTTGATAGCCAGCTCAAGGATCCTTATGGTTTATCATTGGATTCCAATGGCAATATTATTGTGGCTGATTCCAGTAACAAATTCATTAAGATCTTTTTCCCTGATGGAAAGTTTCTAACAAAGATAGGTGGACCCAGTTCTCTTAATGCTCCTTTTCATTGTGTTCAGTCTGGTGATTATCTCATTGTGTCAGACAATGGTGATTACAGTGTGAAAGTATTCACCCGGGAGGGGTACTATAAGTATCAGTTTGGCACAAGTGGGAAGGGGAATGGAGAGTTCGATTGTCCCTATTGTTTGTCAGTGAGTAAATCAGGTCATGTACTTGTCTGTGATGGTGATAATCATAGAGTGCAAGTCTTTGAACTGAATGGTAAGTTTGTTGGTAAGTTTGGAAGAAAGGGCAACAACTTAGGAGAGTTTCAGTATCCATTTTCAGTAGCACTTCTCAGTAATGGCCAAATTGTTGTGTCTGACTGGTTTAATAATCGCATTCAAATATTTCATCAATCTTGA
- the LOC138057154 gene encoding 28S rRNA (cytosine-C(5))-methyltransferase-like isoform X2, with product MAALYSCAANIIDKVLKKRGTPKSLAISSHFPKKKKLYALVCETLKYKAILEEIFEQTKLLKLEKKLRHNCALVLVYDFLFGQGIQCGGDLKHSVTKHKSALQSCLARLKIKAKVYKNEDLLPKHILDKDLIPRYVRVNTIKTSMEHVIQHFKESGYEQATCNQTNVASFVTQSKATHTKQFMCDEHFSDVLVFPSGTDLHDHPLYVNGEILLQDKASCIPAHVLLPPPGSHVIDACAAPGNKSSHVASIMSNKGKIFGFDTDKKRLSVMEKLMKIAGADCVTTTNCSFLEVDPFDEKYSKVEYIVVDPSCSGSGITTRMDRLVDEEQETAEKKKRLESLATFQLSVLNHALSFPLVKRVVYSTCSVHQEENEDVVQAALKANSHSFTLEHCLPSWTHRGKAVFQGAENSIRASPTEDYTNGFFVALFVRKDIKADDEATLCRDSFEGRKRKLKREDLENITSTKSTGKIKDTGSPPRSNKFESDIADVTLKKKLRKESKKQEVSKLQERPVTLPRIAKDGSNPVKNKRKQKKKKNKKVPVCP from the exons atggcggcattGTATTCCTGCGCCGCAAATATCATCGACAAAGTGCTGAAGAAACGTGGAACTCCAAAGTCCTTAGCCATTAGTAGCCACTTTCCTAAGAAGAAAAAACTATATGCTCTTGTGTGTGAAACTCTGAAGT aCAAAGCAATTCTGGAGGAAATCTTTGAGCAAACAAAGCTTTTGAAGCTAGAGAAAAAG CTTAGGCATAATTGTGCCCTTGTGTTAGTGTATGACTTCCTGTTTGGTCAAGGGATTCAGTGTGGTGGAGACTTGAAGCACAGCGTCACCAAACACAAGTCTGCACTGCAGTCATGTTTGGCTCGTTTGAAGATCAAAGCCAAGGTTTATAAGAATGAGGACCTCTTACCCAAGCACATCTTAGACAAAG ATTTGATCCCACGTTATGTCAGAGTTAACACAATAAAGACCTCCATGGAACATGTAATCCAACATTTCAAAGAAAGTGGTTATGAGCAAGCTACATGTAATCAAACCAATGTAGCATCTTTTGTCACGCAG AGCAAAGCCACACATACTAAGCAGTTCATGTGTGATGAACACTTTTCAGATGTACTGGTTTTCCCTTCTGGCACTGATCTCCATGATCATCCTTTGTATGTCAATGGAGAAATCCTCCTTCAAGACAAG GCCAGCTGTATTCCAGCTCATGTCTTGCTACCTCCCCCTGGTTCTCATGTGATAGATGCCTGCGCAGCCCCAGGGAACAAAAGTAGCCATGTAGCAAGCATAATGAGCAATAAAGG AAAAATATTTGGATTTGACACTGACAAGAAAAGGCTATCAGTAATGGAAAAGCTGATGAAAATAGCTGGCGCAGACTGTGTTACAACGACAAACTGTAGTTTTCTGGAG GTTGATCCCTTTGACGAGAAATACAGCAAAGTTGAGTACATTGTGGTTGATCCATCTTGCAGTGGGTCTGGTATCACGACCAGAATGGATAGACTTGTAGATGAGGAACAAGAAACAGCTGAGAAAAAG AAGAGACTTGAATCTCTGGCCACGTTTCAGTTATCAGTCTTGAACCATGCGTTGTCCTTTCCTTTGGTAAAGAGAGTCGTGTATTCAACATGCTCTGTTCATCAAGAG GAAAATGAGGATGTGGTTCAAGCGGCTTTGAAAGCGAACAGTCATAGCTTTACCCTTGAGCATTGTCTTCCTTCTTGGACTCACCGTGGAAAAGCTGTGTTTCAAGGAG CGGAGAACAGCATTCGTGCCTCACCAACTGAAGATTATACCAACGGATTTTTCGTTGCACTGTTTGTCAGAAAGGACATCAAAGCGGATGACGAAGCCACATTATGTAGAGACTCCTTCGAAGGTAGAAAGAGGAAGCTAAAGAGAGAAGATTTGGAGAATATTACGTCTACAAAATCAACAGGGAAAATCAAAGATACCGGGTCACCACCAAGAAGCAACAAATTTGAGTCAGATATCGCTGATGtcactttgaagaaaaagcttCGAAAAGAAAGCAAGAAACAAGAAGTTTCAAAATTGCAGGAACGCCCTGTAACATTGCCTAGAATAGCGAAGGATGGGTCGAATCCcgttaaaaataaaaggaaacaaaagaaaaaaaagaataaaaaagttCCTGTTTGCCCTTGA
- the LOC138057154 gene encoding 28S rRNA (cytosine-C(5))-methyltransferase-like isoform X1, with amino-acid sequence MAALYSCAANIIDKVLKKRGTPKSLAISSHFPKKKKLYALVCETLKYKAILEEIFEQTKLLKLEKKLRHNCALVLVYDFLFGQGIQCGGDLKHSVTKHKSALQSCLARLKIKAKVYKNEDLLPKHILDKDLIPRYVRVNTIKTSMEHVIQHFKESGYEQATCNQTNVASFVTQVQSKATHTKQFMCDEHFSDVLVFPSGTDLHDHPLYVNGEILLQDKASCIPAHVLLPPPGSHVIDACAAPGNKSSHVASIMSNKGKIFGFDTDKKRLSVMEKLMKIAGADCVTTTNCSFLEVDPFDEKYSKVEYIVVDPSCSGSGITTRMDRLVDEEQETAEKKKRLESLATFQLSVLNHALSFPLVKRVVYSTCSVHQEENEDVVQAALKANSHSFTLEHCLPSWTHRGKAVFQGAENSIRASPTEDYTNGFFVALFVRKDIKADDEATLCRDSFEGRKRKLKREDLENITSTKSTGKIKDTGSPPRSNKFESDIADVTLKKKLRKESKKQEVSKLQERPVTLPRIAKDGSNPVKNKRKQKKKKNKKVPVCP; translated from the exons atggcggcattGTATTCCTGCGCCGCAAATATCATCGACAAAGTGCTGAAGAAACGTGGAACTCCAAAGTCCTTAGCCATTAGTAGCCACTTTCCTAAGAAGAAAAAACTATATGCTCTTGTGTGTGAAACTCTGAAGT aCAAAGCAATTCTGGAGGAAATCTTTGAGCAAACAAAGCTTTTGAAGCTAGAGAAAAAG CTTAGGCATAATTGTGCCCTTGTGTTAGTGTATGACTTCCTGTTTGGTCAAGGGATTCAGTGTGGTGGAGACTTGAAGCACAGCGTCACCAAACACAAGTCTGCACTGCAGTCATGTTTGGCTCGTTTGAAGATCAAAGCCAAGGTTTATAAGAATGAGGACCTCTTACCCAAGCACATCTTAGACAAAG ATTTGATCCCACGTTATGTCAGAGTTAACACAATAAAGACCTCCATGGAACATGTAATCCAACATTTCAAAGAAAGTGGTTATGAGCAAGCTACATGTAATCAAACCAATGTAGCATCTTTTGTCACGCAGGTACAG AGCAAAGCCACACATACTAAGCAGTTCATGTGTGATGAACACTTTTCAGATGTACTGGTTTTCCCTTCTGGCACTGATCTCCATGATCATCCTTTGTATGTCAATGGAGAAATCCTCCTTCAAGACAAG GCCAGCTGTATTCCAGCTCATGTCTTGCTACCTCCCCCTGGTTCTCATGTGATAGATGCCTGCGCAGCCCCAGGGAACAAAAGTAGCCATGTAGCAAGCATAATGAGCAATAAAGG AAAAATATTTGGATTTGACACTGACAAGAAAAGGCTATCAGTAATGGAAAAGCTGATGAAAATAGCTGGCGCAGACTGTGTTACAACGACAAACTGTAGTTTTCTGGAG GTTGATCCCTTTGACGAGAAATACAGCAAAGTTGAGTACATTGTGGTTGATCCATCTTGCAGTGGGTCTGGTATCACGACCAGAATGGATAGACTTGTAGATGAGGAACAAGAAACAGCTGAGAAAAAG AAGAGACTTGAATCTCTGGCCACGTTTCAGTTATCAGTCTTGAACCATGCGTTGTCCTTTCCTTTGGTAAAGAGAGTCGTGTATTCAACATGCTCTGTTCATCAAGAG GAAAATGAGGATGTGGTTCAAGCGGCTTTGAAAGCGAACAGTCATAGCTTTACCCTTGAGCATTGTCTTCCTTCTTGGACTCACCGTGGAAAAGCTGTGTTTCAAGGAG CGGAGAACAGCATTCGTGCCTCACCAACTGAAGATTATACCAACGGATTTTTCGTTGCACTGTTTGTCAGAAAGGACATCAAAGCGGATGACGAAGCCACATTATGTAGAGACTCCTTCGAAGGTAGAAAGAGGAAGCTAAAGAGAGAAGATTTGGAGAATATTACGTCTACAAAATCAACAGGGAAAATCAAAGATACCGGGTCACCACCAAGAAGCAACAAATTTGAGTCAGATATCGCTGATGtcactttgaagaaaaagcttCGAAAAGAAAGCAAGAAACAAGAAGTTTCAAAATTGCAGGAACGCCCTGTAACATTGCCTAGAATAGCGAAGGATGGGTCGAATCCcgttaaaaataaaaggaaacaaaagaaaaaaaagaataaaaaagttCCTGTTTGCCCTTGA